A region of the Mytilus edulis chromosome 11, xbMytEdul2.2, whole genome shotgun sequence genome:
tggacataattaaaaaaacataacaatgCAGTTAACATTTAGCAGAAGAAAAATGAAAAGCAGTATAAAATCAAAGCATGAAAGTATACCTACATGTATACAGCATCATTCAAACATCAAGCATGTTAAAATCAGACCTAGTTATACTATCTCCCTCTTAAATTGTGTAGAGATTTAATCACTTCAGAAAGctgttacacatgttacagtagCGGcgtcatttttgaaaattttcattttactgtgaGGAGcgtcaatttgatttttttcctatttaatttaaaaattttgtaaaatttaaagcaGAAAGTAGAAACTGTTGtttacaaaaatgaattgaaTTTTCCCCAGGAATAAATAAACATGTACAGTACTAACTTCTACGTCACTGGCTTAGCGTTGTTTTCTTGTcaatcatttcatattttatatagcATATGCATGCCATCCGCAAACATATGCGTTGTCTTTCCCTTACCCAGACTATCAAACGATCGTGCTCGAAGTTGAGGTTGATACTGCTCTATTTGAAATTGTTGTAGTGTTATACAATTCcgaaataattttattaattaaggaatgtatctcttTCGTGCATattaattaaggaatgtatctcttTCGTGCATACTATAGCTTACAATCCTTATTCGGGATTGACgtttagttttttttctgttttatttgttttatcagcTAAACAACATTTGTAATAAGTTtgaaatttctaatatttttacccacgagcatcactgaagagatattAATTTTCGCAATGACCATCTGGTGTAATACAATTGGTATGCTGTTAATGCTGATATACATgaggtaaatatatatatcaagttaTATACACATACATACAGgagcaatttaaaaaataatcttagaATTCCATTTGCTATCTAGTGTCATAGCTATTTTTCTTGTGATACGCAAAGAAAGAATTTTATCACCGTAAAAAAAACCAAGGGCTCGAGATCTTTCCTGcactattttcaaattttgatgaaattattCACTGTATAAAAATGCCATGACaaacgtaaaaataaaaattattcagtAGTATACACTAATCATGTAGAGCAATTGATTAACTGGGTCTATAAGATACCAAACGTGTAATATATTTAGTTGCTGTGATGCTTTCTTTCAGTCTGAGATCGTACTATGCAAATCAAAAACTCAGCAGATAGTCGATGTAATTTTTTGAGGATTAAAAAGCAGTACCACACCCAGGATATGAATTTTGAATACATATACCCAGGATATGAATTTTGAATACATATAAACTAGTTGGTCTTGACTCCAATGGCTTTTTGTATTTTACCATAATCAAACATCTTAAATGTTCTTGATTTGCTTccattttattaatattaaaccACTCTAAAAGAGTAttcgaaataaaattatataaaaatttgaaagcaTACTAAAAGATGAGCTATGTATATGGTTTCCTGtcaataattaaagaataaaaacatgattttatatcatacaaGTGCGCTTTTATGGTATACATTTTAGTTCTGATTTTTTCCAaccctttaaaaaaatgaagtCTAAGTCGACAACAGTAAACCAGGTTTATACTATGCTTTTTGTAGGAATGCTACTGTTGCATATTGATCTTCTACCACCTGCTGTAGAGAAACAGGAGGAGaaaacatagatataagaagatgtacggtcttaaacacggagcctaggGTTCGGCGTCATTAgaacattaaaattatttttgtaatcaagaaaaatgaaacaaattattgTAATTTGTGTTTGTTGTGTTATATTcacataaaaatatgaattacagcGCTGAAACCTATTAAAAATATAGCACTGGAGATGGAAAACTAGCAATTAAGATTTGGACTCAGCGCTGTAGATATAAGTCCAACGCTGTAGATATAAATTACACGTGGCTGATTTCCATAATATTCTTTATGATAAATCCACTGAAAAAACACGGTCAAACAGTATGCTAACTGTTCCACCCTGTGCATACGTACAAAAATAAGTTCCGCTTTCTAACTTTAAAACCAATTGGAGTatggtaataaaatttgatattatagTTCTTACCGAACTTAAACATAATGGTATGAAAAACCAAGACATACTGGTATAAATAGCCGCCCATTAAAAGCATAAAAATTACTGGTTCGATTTCAAATGAAATTCCAAGTGGCAGTGATTACAAATAATTGTAAGCATGGTGTTGTCTGTTTGTGTATCTCCTCACCTTGAAGCTTGTATTTTCTCTCTCCTTTGAATGATCTTGATACGGGAAGGTTCGTATGTCATGTTACATATATAATTTTCTGTATACCGATGCATTCAAAATAAGCCGATTAGTTCTAATTTACATATCAGCACTCAATAATTTTGTGTTTATCATTTAATAGTAAATAAGATACAGAAATTATTGCCATTATTTAAactcattttcaattaatttagcCATGCTGTTTCTATAAATGACGATTAACTCTTAACATGACACGTGGAAAGGAAACTATAGCAGATACTGTTTGCACAAATATAAGATACAAGTGGTTCAATTTTTTATtgaaggagaaaaaaaaatgataatgtatattgaaaacaaaatttaaccaattcatgaaatattttctcAATACTGAGAAAACATTTGAACGTTAATAATTAGTTGtacaaattattcaattttggaGTTATCAATTATACTCAaagtaaataattaaattaaatgattcaaaaaaatattttaatgaatattcatttcaattattttgaacAAACAACACATGTCATTGGATAGTTATTGTGGTAAGGCGGACAGTGTAGTGATCCACATTTAGCTAACACTTCGTAAAAATATTTGCCATCTCCAATCCCTGTGGATCCCCCAGTGACATATTCTGGTTTTATATCTATACAGGTATATGAGGTTGCAACGTTGTGAGAATAATGACTCGATGACAGATATCCATTGTACTCCATGTTCCATCCTATATAGCACCTGCTTTTCCCGGGTATCATTATAACACTCGAGGCCTGTTTCACTCTACATACAGCACATGGTATGTCCTGATTCATACTATTTGAAGCAAAGAAGTTAGTAGCAAATTCTGCTCCGTACATACGCCCGTAGTCTCCACCGTTAGTTTTGTTAAAGTCAGGATCTAAAGGAAGGCAAACTGGTTCCGGAGGAGCCCCGGCATCACTATACCGTCCACCACCGGTATACcctgatatacaaaaaaaaaagtggaCAAAGGTTACCGGGTTAAATGTCATTTTATGGCTAAAAACAACGTAATTATCATAATGAATTTATCTTTAAATTATAGTATATATTACatgttctatttttgttttcatcCTATTAAGTTCAATCACAGATtagtaaattaatattaataGTCTAGAGCATACGATTGTTCTTACGGAGGCATTACATGGTAAAGAATAATTGCACAGTACATATAGctcatatatatcatgtatattggaaCATTACTAACAATATcgtacaatatataaaaaaaagatgtggtatgatatccaatgagacaattctccacaagagaccaaatgacacaggaattaTTAACTATGGATCACAGCACGGCCTTTagcaataagcaaagcccatacccaaTAAGTagctataaaggccccgatatgaaaattgtaaaacaattgaaaccagaaaactaacggcctaggttatgtacaaaaaatgaacgaaaaacaatatgtaacacatcGACAAACGACAACTGCCGAATTACAGAGTTCTGACTTGCATGGAAAAGGCACGTACATACATACTATGGCGGGGTTAatcatgttagcgggatctcaaccctccccttacctgtgACAGTTGTGAAACATTActtaataaatttgaaaacaattaccAAATTTGTAGAATTTTCACAAAGTATTTAGTTTTTATGAAGCCAATAGCATGTATCAATCATTCGActacaaataatttacatttcgAGACAATATATGGATTTTCTCCATATAATGCAGCACTTTCAAGTGTATCAGTAAAATATTTAGTGCCGAAaaaacattatgtttttttttatattgatgcaAACGACTGGAAAATTCCACGTGCCTGTGTTCTATTTTGAAGTCATGAATATAGCCCTAAGGAAACGAGTTTTCAACATTAAAATAAGGCGAAATACGGTCAGTGTCTATAAAGCTGtctttggcaaaactttaagtatttttggtactcaatgctcttcaactttgtagacgaaacgcgcgtttggcgcaaatataaaattttaagcctggtatctatgatgtgtttattcaCATATTGATATACGGTCAAGGTAGTGTTACTGTTCAAACAGCACAGTTGCAACATTAATAAACCGATAACCTTCTAACATGTCTATGTTTGtcacatattttttgtaaaaagatgCCACTGGAAATATCGTAAGTATTTTACGCAAGAGCTACTACAACGAATTAATTGCACTAGAGGCTCTTTTATGGGTTAGCATGGGTGTGGATTTATGACTAGTTTTCTTCCGCTCAGTACATATATAAATGCTAGgtgtataataatatatatattaactacCTGAATATACAAGCTCTGTATCGTTTTTGGTTGGACACTGTTTTCTTGACCATCTTGCGTATGTAGTTCCACGTGCTGGAAATATAGAAAATCactgaataaattaaaaatatgtatcctaGATATATTGGAAACAaaggattgtttttgttttactcatAATTCAAATagaattttttttggattttaccggactTATTTAATGACTCCTGAATACAACATTCCTAGATTATTACAAATACGTTAAAGCCGGTGCTTCGTTTGGGTACTCGGTGCGCTAGTGGTCCGTATGGTGCTTGTTGTATGAGAAACTAATATATATAGGGATATTTTATTCGTTGCAATTAGAGATATCTtagaattatagattatcgttgatcatctcaatgaGATTTATTTTCTCGCTTGATCCGGCCCAgtgaaagcgagaaaagcaatcgagttgagatgaccaatgataatatgtttatcgctattttacctataacgacgttgtcaatttcatgtcaatttcattagcaacgcaaCGTGCCTctttagtttctagcgataat
Encoded here:
- the LOC139494474 gene encoding uncharacterized protein, translated to MTFNPVTFVHFFFCISGYTGGGRYSDAGAPPEPVCLPLDPDFNKTNGGDYGRMYGAEFATNFFASNSMNQDIPCAVCRVKQASSVIMIPGKSRCYIGWNMEYNGYLSSSHYSHNVATSYTCIDIKPEYVTGGSTGIGDGKYFYEVLAKCGSLHCPPYHNNYPMTCVVCSK